The following nucleotide sequence is from Zonotrichia leucophrys gambelii isolate GWCS_2022_RI unplaced genomic scaffold, RI_Zleu_2.0 Scaffold_55_320004, whole genome shotgun sequence.
TTAACGCGGTGGACGCGGACGGGAGGGACCCCCTGACCATCGCCATGGACTTGGCCAACGCCGACATCGTCACCCTGTGAGACCCCCGGGGGGCGCCCTCGGCTGGGGGGAGGACACCCCAAATGTGACCCCTCCCACCCAAAAGtgaccccaaattcctccccagGCTGCGATTGGCCAAGATGAGAGAGCTGGAGGTGGCCCAAGGACAGAccggtgggtttggggggtctcggggattttggggtggaatctgtgggttttggggtggatctctgatttttggggtcccaaacTCGGGGTCCCCTCCCCTGCCGCCCCCAGGTGACGACACCTACCTCGACATCTTCCGCGACATCTCCCTGATGGCCTCGGACCACCCCGAGAAACTcgcccgggccccgcccccCAAACACTCCACCCTCTAGCCCCGCCCCCTCACCAAAGCCACGCCTCCCTCAGAAAAAGCCACGCCCCTTTTACGAGCAGTAGCCAATGGAATAAAGGCTGGGTTTGATCAAAATTCACTGGGGTGACCTAGGACTGACCCCgccccaaactgtccccaaaaTTGGGGATCCCAAAATTGGGAACCCTCTTGGTGATCTAGAACTGGAATCCCACCCAAAATGGGGACCCCAAAGTGACCTAGAACtgacaccccccccccaaaggTTGTGTGACCTAGAACAACCCCcccaacaccaaaaaaacccaaaacccccaaaaaaacctccaaaaccccTTGAAAAACTCCCAAGATAATCCCAAAAAAAAGcctccaaaaaacccctaatGCCCCAAAATCAAGGGACTAAAAGACCTGAAAACACCCTAAaacctagggaaaaaaatctgaaaaaactccaaataacccaaaataaccccaccaaaagccaaaaaaactgaagaaaaccctaaaaatccaagaaaataaaaacccaccaaaaaataaagccaaaaaaccaaaacccctcaaaaaaaccGAAATACCTcaacccagaaaccccaaaataactccaaaaaaaaaaaaacctgaaaaagcccccaaaaaatcccccaaaaacccaaaaaacaaaaaaccacccaaaaatcctaaaaaaagccccaaataccccaaattgAGGACTATAAAGAcccaaaaaacctaaaattaaGGGGAATGGAAACCCAAAcctcaaaaaccccccaaaaagtCCCAAAAACCATGCCCCACCCCCCAagtcatttttggggtcccccccttGCCCTACCCCTTCCCCCATAAGGACGAGATCCGGGCTCgcattttggggtgatttgggcgGTTCTAGAGCGGCtcaggggggctgggggggggctcggggggtgcCGGgggcagggtgaggatgaggaggctcGAGGCCAGGAGGAAGGCGCCAGCCGCCAGGAAGGAGACGGTGAAATCGCCGGTGACGTCACGGAGCCAAcctggggggaaatgggggtgttggggggctGGAACCGCCCAAAATGGCGGAGGGGGCTGGAATCGCCAAAAATGGCGgcattgggggggggggggggtcaggAACCGCCCAAAATGGCGGCGTTGGGGGGGGGGTCAGGAACAGCCCAAAATGGCAGCATTGAGGGGGGGTCAGGAACAGCCCAAaatggtggggggggggggctggaaTCACCCAAAAtggcggggggggggctggAATCACCCAAAATGGCAGCATTGGGGGGGGCTGGAACCACCCAAAATGGTGGCGTTGGGGGGGGTCAGGAACCACCCAAAATGGCGGCGTTGGGGGGGTCGGGAACCACCCAAAATGGCGGCGTTGAGGGGGGTCAGGAATCACCCAAAATGGCGTCGTTGAGGGGGGTCAGGAACAGCCCAAAATGGCAGCATTGAGGGGTCGGGAATCACCCAAAATGGCGGCGTTGGGGGGTCGGGAACCGCCCAAAATGGCGGCATTGGGGGGGTCGGAATGACCCAAAATGGCGGCGTTGGGGGGGTCAGGAACAGCCCAAAATGGCAGCATTGAGGGGGGGTCGGGAATCACCCAAAATGGCGGCGTTGGGGGGTCGGGAACCGCCCAAAATGGCGGCATTGGGGGGGTCTGGAACCACCAAAATTGGGGGTTCTGGGTCACCCAAACCATCCATGACCCCCAACCCACCCTTAGGTGCTCCCCCAATGGGTTTGAAACCACCCAACACAATTGGGACCACCCCCATGTTGAGTTCTAGATCCCCCAACCCATCCATGAGCCCCAACCCACCCTTGGGTGCTCCCCAATGGGTTCTAGGTCATCCATGACACCCCAATCCAAGACTTGAGTGCCCCCCATATTGAGTTCTGGATCAACTAACCCCCACCACCCCAAAACTCAAGTTCTAGACCCCCCAACTCCCCCAGTTTTCCCTCACATTCCACACCACCCAACCCCAATCTTGCCCCCTTTCTCCCACTCCCCACCACGTTCTAGACCCCCTCAACTCCCCCAAACTCCATCATGTTCAAGACCCCCAACTCCCCCAGTCCTTCCCAGGTTCTGGACCCCCaatcttcctccttttctcccagctcccaccatATTCTAgacccccaaccccccaaagCTCCCCCATTTTCCAGACCCCTAactcccccaatcccccccattgccccccagtcccccccagccctgcccacactctacaccccccaaacccccaatctcccccagtcccctccagtgccccccaatccctcccagttccccacCACATTTtagacccccaaacccccaatcttccccatttctcccaCCCCCCCACACTACATTCCAgaccccccaatcccccaaactcccccatGTTCAAGAGTCCCAActcctccagtccctcccagtcccccccagtcctGCCCACATTCTAgacccccaatcccccccagtccccccaatccctcccagtccccctcAGTCCCTCCCAATTCCcacccagttccctccagtccatcccagtgcctcccagtccTACCCACGttccagaccccccaaacccccaatccCCACAATCCCCCTATTTCCCCCCAGTCCTGCCCATGTTCTAGactccccaaacccacccaaattCCATCATGTTCTAGACCCCCAACTCCCTTAAACTCCCCCCACATTCCAGACCCCCCATTGCCCCTgtccccccattccccccaGTCCTACCCACATTCtagacccccccaaacccccaatcccccccagccccctccagTGTCTccaatccctcccagttccccacCACATTTtagacccccaaacccccaatcttcccccatttctcccaccccccccacattccagaccccccaaactcccccatGTTCAAGAGCCCCAACTCctccaatccctcccagtcccccccagtcctGCCCACATTctaaacccccaaacccccccagtccccccaatccctcccagtccccctcAGTCCCTCCCAATTCCcacccagttccctccagtccatcccagtgcctcccagtccTACCCACGttccagaccccccaaaccccaaatcccccccaatccccacaatcccccattcccccccAGTCCTGCCCATGTTCTAGACCCCCCACACCCGCCCAAATTCCATCATGTTCAAGACCCCAACTCCCTTAAACTCCCCCACATTCCAGACCCCCCATTGCCcccattccctcccagtcccccaaacccccaatccctcccagtccccctcAGTCCCTCCCAATTCCcacccagttccctccagtccatcccagtccctcccagtcctaCCCACGTTCCAGACCCCCCCAAACTCCCAatccccctcagtgtcccccagtcccccccagttcCCCTCTACATTCCAGacccccccagtccccccattGCCCCCATCGCCCCCCGTACCGGCCAGCGGCGCCCCCAGCAGGGACCCCACGCTCTCCACCATCTGCATGACGCCGATGGCCATGGCCGCCCGTCCCGCGCCCACCACCTCGGCCACGCCGGCGAACTGCAGCGGCGCCACGGCCCCGGCGCAGCCGCCGTACGCCGCCGCCAGCGCCAGCAGCGCCCCGAAACTCGTCCCCAGCGGCGTCGCCAGCGCCACCAGCCCCGCCAGCGCCGCCCAGGCCGCCAGCTGCCGCAGCAGCACCGCCGCCGGCCGCTCCGCCAGCCAGCCCGCCAACAGCCGGCCGGCGCCGTCCAGCGCGGCCATGGCGGCCACCACGGCGGCGGCGCGCTGACCGTCGCAGCCCAGCTCCAGCGCGCGGCCGGCGCCGTGCACGAACGGCACGTAGTAGCCCAGATCCAGCAGGGCGAAGGCGGCGGCGTAGCGCAGGAAGGGCCCGTGGCGCAGCAGCCGCGGGACGGTTCCCGAAGGTTCCGCGAGCTCCGGAGGGGCGCGGGGAGGAGGGCGGAgcagggcggcggcggccaCGAGGTGCAGGGAGACGgcggcgaggaggaggagggcgcCGCGCCAGCCATAGGAGTCCAGGGCGGGAGGGAGGAGCGGCGCCAGAGCCAGGCCCGAGACGGCGGCGCCGGAGACGGTGACGGAGGTGGCGAGGGCGCGGCGGCGCGGGAACCAGCGGGACACGGCACCCAGGGCGGGCGTGAAGGACAGCGACCAGCCCAGGcctgagggatggagagggTTCTAGAATGTTCTATGGGGTTAGACAAGGTTTAGGAACCAGCGGGACACGGCACCGAGGGCGGGCGTGAAGGACAGCGACCAGCCCAGGcctgagggatggagagggTTCTAGAATGTTCTATGGGGTTagatgggggtttggggggttctAGAATGTTCTGTGGGTTATGTGAGGTTTAGGAACCAGTGGGACACGGCGCCGAGGGCAGGAGTGAAGGACAGGGACAAGCCCAGGcctgagggatggagagggTTCTAGAATGTTCTGTGGGGTTAGACAAGGTTTGGGAACCAGCGGGACACGCAGCGCCCAGGGCCGGGCGTCGAAGCCACGCAACAGCCCAGGCCTAGGGGATCGGAAGGGGGGTCCTGAACCGTCTCATGGTTTCAGATGGGGGGGGGTGCTAGAAGCGATGGTTAGCAGATGGGGAACCAGGCAGAGGGACCTGGCGCCAGGCGCAGGGTTGAAGGACCGACAGCTCCAGGGCGCGGGGAGGGGGACAGGGCGGTCCGGAATGTGCAGGGAGTAGGTGAGAAGAGGGCGCCGCGCCACCAGGGTCCACGAGGGGGGCGGCGCCAGGACAGCCGAACGGCGGCGCCGGGAGAGGGTGGAGAGGTGCAGAATGGTCCTGGGGTAGCGTTGGAACCAGCGGGACACGGCACCGAGAGCAGGAGTGAAGGACAGCGACCAGCCCAGGCCTGAGGGATGGACAGGGTTCTAGAATGTTCTATGGGTTTAGAGTGGGGTCGAGTTTATG
It contains:
- the LOC135460537 gene encoding monocarboxylate transporter 13-like → PLPSVPVSPLCPSVPSLSVCPSPALAPSWPFPPGALPALSAAFLQVALVSGSVRALGLCLPPLGGAFGAAARAQAWVGSCPLAALQLGGPLAAALSARFGPRGVAMAGGAMAGAGLFLGAFATRLEHLYLSLGGLTGLGWSLSFTPALGAVSRWFPRRRALATSVTVSGAAVSGLALAPLLPPALDSYGWRGALLLLAAVSLHLVAAAALLRPPPRAPPELAEPSGTVPRLLRHGPFLRYAAAFALLDLGYYVPFVHGAGRALELGCDGQRAAAVVAAMAALDGAGRLLAGWLAERPAAVLLRQLAAWAALAGLVALATPLGTSFGALLALAAAYGGCAGAVAPLQFAGVAEVVGAGRAAMAIGVMQMVESVGSLLGAPLAGWLRDVTGDFTVSFLAAGAFLLASSLLILTLPPAPPEPPPSPPEPL